Proteins encoded in a region of the Candidatus Moanabacter tarae genome:
- the gutB_1 gene encoding Sorbitol dehydrogenase: MRAPTLRNKQFIIEELPDPIPSEGQILVKTRACGICGTDLHARLYGQKLRESAARTNGFGANFCDGVVLGHEFCAEVVDHGPRTSKRLKPGTLVCSLPRLVEDNRRFGIGWSLKGTGGYGEYMKLTEGFSFPVPNGLSADHAALTEPMAIGYHAVKKARLGKRDVPLVIGCGPVGLAVIASLKLMEARPIVAADFSPRRRKFAESLGADVIVNPAETSPYERWADVAAIDPPDETPNPQTWFQPPTHNPAVVFECVGVPGILNQVISTVPRDTRVVVVGYCMETDHLDPIFALDKELNLQYVMGYNPNEFNATLHHIADGRIPVEELITTKVGLGGIAQAFEDLASPERHGKIIIEPSIS, translated from the coding sequence ATGAGAGCACCCACATTAAGGAATAAACAATTTATCATCGAGGAATTGCCAGATCCCATACCCTCGGAAGGTCAAATCCTTGTTAAGACTCGAGCATGCGGTATCTGTGGCACTGATCTTCACGCCCGTCTTTACGGTCAGAAACTTAGAGAATCCGCAGCTCGGACCAATGGCTTTGGTGCCAACTTCTGTGATGGCGTTGTCTTGGGTCATGAGTTTTGTGCTGAAGTGGTTGATCATGGGCCGAGGACATCGAAACGTCTAAAACCTGGGACTCTCGTTTGTTCTCTTCCTCGCCTTGTTGAGGACAACCGAAGGTTCGGCATTGGCTGGTCCCTAAAGGGAACCGGCGGGTACGGGGAATATATGAAACTTACAGAAGGTTTCAGTTTTCCAGTTCCAAATGGACTCTCGGCTGATCATGCAGCTTTAACCGAGCCGATGGCAATCGGATATCATGCTGTGAAGAAAGCTCGATTGGGAAAAAGAGATGTTCCGCTAGTGATCGGATGCGGACCTGTTGGGCTTGCCGTAATAGCCTCCCTTAAACTCATGGAGGCAAGACCAATTGTCGCAGCCGACTTCTCGCCACGCCGCCGCAAATTCGCCGAGAGCCTTGGCGCTGATGTGATTGTTAATCCTGCGGAAACCTCGCCTTATGAACGATGGGCCGATGTCGCAGCAATTGATCCTCCAGATGAAACTCCTAATCCGCAGACATGGTTTCAACCTCCAACCCACAACCCTGCGGTTGTATTCGAATGTGTGGGAGTACCCGGAATACTGAACCAGGTAATTTCTACTGTTCCCCGTGACACACGAGTTGTGGTAGTAGGATATTGTATGGAAACAGACCACCTAGACCCTATTTTCGCCCTAGATAAAGAACTTAATCTTCAGTACGTAATGGGCTATAATCCCAATGAATTCAACGCTACTCTGCACCATATTGCGGACGGCAGAATCCCAGTCGAAGAACTTATTACGACCAAGGTCGGGTTAGGAGGTATCGCACAAGCCTTCGAAGACTTAGCCTCCCCCGAGAGGCACGGGAAGATAATTATCGAACCCTCAATTTCCTAA
- the yjmC_4 gene encoding putative oxidoreductase YjmC: MKHLNLDRRNYLPKHGIRVPFDELHGLLLRIFEKVNMTKGNADLLATILTRNNQRCIYSHGTGQLSHYLEELRAGKINPQPKVSVIREAPASLVLDGDGGLGYFPCWAGTEKIIEKSKEGGAAVLTTFNHHHFGSAGNYTRLAIKHDCIGIALSDSRNYLRPENSIANIINASPISIAVPAGEEPPLVMDMGGSLLPFEEDLFLRLPKALLKNMALSAVIKALGGVLAGIFREEIIESRWESNQGSFIVIVNVAHFMPVEELKVEMDRFISDARKCRPLPGMNQAELAGGNEWYWEQENREKGIPLSDEHVNSLQEEAEQLGVMTSFGRYENTRF; encoded by the coding sequence ATGAAACACCTAAATCTTGACAGACGCAATTATCTTCCAAAACACGGAATTCGGGTGCCCTTTGATGAGCTGCATGGTCTGCTTCTCCGTATCTTCGAAAAAGTCAATATGACGAAGGGGAACGCTGATTTGCTTGCCACGATCCTTACCCGTAATAACCAGCGGTGTATTTACAGCCACGGCACCGGACAGTTGTCTCATTACCTCGAGGAATTGAGAGCAGGGAAAATCAATCCTCAACCAAAGGTGTCTGTGATCAGAGAGGCGCCGGCCTCATTGGTATTGGATGGTGACGGGGGCTTGGGGTACTTTCCTTGTTGGGCTGGTACGGAAAAGATCATCGAAAAATCAAAAGAAGGAGGAGCGGCAGTTCTGACTACCTTTAATCACCACCACTTTGGCTCTGCTGGTAATTATACACGACTTGCCATTAAACATGACTGTATCGGCATTGCCCTATCCGATAGCCGTAACTATTTAAGGCCGGAAAATTCGATTGCAAATATCATTAATGCGTCTCCTATCAGTATTGCAGTTCCTGCTGGAGAAGAGCCGCCGCTGGTCATGGATATGGGAGGTAGCCTTCTCCCATTCGAAGAGGATCTTTTTCTCCGGTTGCCAAAGGCTTTACTCAAAAATATGGCGTTGAGTGCCGTTATTAAGGCGCTTGGGGGAGTCCTCGCAGGGATTTTCCGTGAGGAAATAATAGAGTCTAGATGGGAATCAAATCAGGGCTCTTTTATCGTCATTGTTAATGTTGCGCACTTCATGCCAGTTGAAGAATTAAAAGTGGAGATGGATCGATTTATTTCCGATGCTCGTAAGTGCCGACCATTGCCGGGTATGAATCAAGCTGAATTAGCGGGAGGCAATGAATGGTACTGGGAACAGGAAAACCGTGAAAAAGGGATTCCTCTCAGTGACGAGCACGTTAATTCTTTGCAGGAAGAAGCTGAACAACTTGGAGTGATGACTTCCTTTGGGAGGTACGAAAATACACGGTTTTAG
- a CDS encoding Putative phosphatase translates to MKSILFTDLDGTLLDRDSKLSWRNRKALWNLGHRGFLRVAVTGRSLFSAQQALKKGFPLEYLITSNGAGIFDFRSGELITSYYLSQETTAAAIELLLSLKVDFMVHAPVPDNHNFVFHRSGGENHDFSSRCERYRDFCSPLDPNHSGSKKASQFLIVVTPDKDPEYQHRVFQDLFPKLSVIRTTSPLDQRSCWIEIFPPLVSKAKAADWLSRYLGMERRSSFAVGNDYNDLDLLEWSHRSVVVANAPAELRRRFTVVAGYDRDGFAEAVEIWTS, encoded by the coding sequence GTGAAATCAATACTGTTCACGGATCTTGATGGGACCCTTCTCGATAGAGATTCTAAGTTGAGCTGGAGAAACAGAAAGGCGCTGTGGAACCTCGGTCACCGTGGTTTCCTGAGAGTGGCGGTGACGGGACGGAGCCTCTTTTCAGCACAACAGGCACTTAAAAAGGGATTTCCGCTAGAATATCTTATTACTTCTAACGGTGCCGGGATTTTCGATTTCAGATCAGGTGAATTGATCACCTCATATTACCTTTCTCAAGAAACAACAGCCGCAGCCATTGAACTCCTCCTTTCCCTGAAAGTCGACTTCATGGTCCACGCACCGGTTCCGGATAATCATAATTTTGTATTCCATAGGAGTGGAGGCGAGAATCACGATTTTTCAAGTCGTTGCGAAAGGTACAGAGATTTTTGTTCACCATTGGACCCGAATCATTCTGGAAGCAAGAAAGCCTCGCAATTTCTCATCGTGGTAACGCCTGATAAGGATCCCGAATACCAGCATCGTGTATTTCAGGATCTATTTCCGAAACTCTCTGTAATACGGACGACTTCGCCATTAGATCAACGTTCTTGCTGGATAGAAATTTTCCCTCCTTTGGTTTCGAAGGCCAAAGCTGCTGACTGGCTTTCTCGGTATCTGGGAATGGAGCGAAGATCATCCTTCGCCGTAGGTAATGATTACAACGATCTGGATCTCCTCGAGTGGAGCCACCGTTCTGTTGTTGTAGCGAATGCTCCGGCAGAGTTGCGCAGAAGATTTACAGTAGTTGCGGGCTACGATAGAGATGGGTTTGCCGAAGCTGTGGAGATTTGGACTAGTTGA
- the iolE_4 gene encoding Inosose dehydratase, producing MKLGINTGFIMKFEFEEGLRFSRDIGVTAVEVGTISPAAKKYCDLDTLLGDRGELNRWLDIYSSYGMEIYSFSAHGEPLTPDRKAAEEYNIKFRKTCELMGKIGSSRMIVVSGLPEGAEGDRLPAWIVNTDSDVLKDALKWQWERRLIPYWKEHAKIATDHGITLCFEMQILQMVHTPLQLRRLREELGPVVACNYDISHMWVQDIDPFEALFCLRDMIENVHLKDTLYHGPNLRIRGRFDPTSPGEYRDRSWTFTLPGWGHDEQTWRELITALRFIGYSGILSLEMESDYMEVEEGLLKAAAFIKPMIIERPTGRLWWEYNNEV from the coding sequence ATGAAACTTGGTATTAACACTGGATTCATAATGAAATTTGAGTTTGAAGAGGGACTTAGATTTTCTCGGGATATAGGTGTGACGGCAGTTGAAGTTGGCACAATCAGTCCTGCGGCCAAGAAATATTGCGACCTTGACACTCTTCTGGGTGATCGAGGTGAGCTAAACCGTTGGCTTGATATCTACTCGAGTTATGGCATGGAGATTTATTCGTTCAGTGCTCATGGGGAACCATTGACGCCGGATCGGAAGGCAGCTGAAGAATACAATATAAAGTTTCGCAAAACCTGCGAATTGATGGGCAAGATTGGTTCCTCGAGGATGATTGTGGTTTCTGGTTTGCCGGAAGGCGCTGAGGGAGATAGACTCCCGGCGTGGATTGTTAACACTGATTCCGATGTTCTAAAGGACGCCCTTAAATGGCAGTGGGAAAGACGCCTCATACCCTACTGGAAGGAGCATGCGAAAATCGCAACGGATCACGGTATCACCCTCTGTTTCGAGATGCAGATTCTTCAGATGGTTCACACTCCACTTCAACTACGTCGACTCCGTGAGGAACTTGGTCCAGTGGTAGCCTGTAATTATGATATTTCTCACATGTGGGTCCAGGATATCGATCCGTTTGAGGCTTTGTTTTGTTTGAGAGATATGATTGAAAACGTCCACCTGAAGGACACCCTCTATCACGGTCCTAATCTCCGTATAAGAGGAAGATTTGATCCGACAAGTCCAGGCGAGTACAGAGATCGGTCCTGGACTTTCACCCTACCTGGGTGGGGCCATGATGAACAGACCTGGCGCGAACTTATAACTGCCTTACGGTTTATTGGCTACAGCGGCATTCTCTCTTTAGAAATGGAGAGCGATTACATGGAAGTGGAGGAGGGTCTACTGAAAGCGGCGGCGTTCATCAAACCGATGATAATCGAACGACCGACTGGACGTCTCTGGTGGGAGTATAATAATGAGGTTTGA